One genomic region from Gammaproteobacteria bacterium encodes:
- a CDS encoding phosphatase PAP2 family protein, with protein sequence MTMKKIFPVLLFCLLACPWPVHAVDPNTPTSPPLLKSWGEDAFHMAQMPAQWGPDQWTKAAWLIAGTTSLFFLDDSVDKNWQDLRSPATDRLADGGHFLGDPWTLLVVSGGIVASGQLYRDCYLRETGLQALESWLFTNVTTLGIKHLTRRFRPNSGKGSDNWDGPGWHDRPGSGEPDGYSFPSGHTAGSFALASVITERYPDSIWLKWSAYGLASLVALSRINDHEHWASDVFAGAALGWSIGKGVVRLNQKNSSRITLLPFTQHKIPGLALVWKF encoded by the coding sequence CTCCTTGCCTGCCCTTGGCCTGTTCATGCAGTCGATCCAAACACACCCACTTCTCCCCCCTTACTCAAATCGTGGGGTGAAGATGCTTTTCACATGGCCCAAATGCCAGCCCAGTGGGGCCCAGATCAGTGGACCAAAGCGGCATGGCTGATAGCAGGGACCACATCCCTGTTTTTTCTTGACGACTCTGTCGACAAAAATTGGCAGGACCTGCGTAGTCCAGCGACGGACCGACTTGCTGATGGAGGTCATTTTCTGGGAGACCCTTGGACTCTCCTCGTTGTCAGTGGTGGAATCGTAGCGTCGGGACAGCTTTACAGGGACTGCTATCTCCGTGAGACAGGGCTACAAGCATTGGAAAGTTGGCTGTTTACCAATGTTACCACTCTTGGCATCAAACATCTGACCCGACGTTTTCGCCCCAACAGCGGCAAAGGTTCAGACAATTGGGACGGACCAGGCTGGCATGACCGTCCGGGCAGTGGTGAGCCTGATGGTTACTCATTCCCCTCCGGACATACAGCGGGCAGTTTTGCACTGGCAAGTGTCATCACCGAACGTTACCCAGATAGCATTTGGCTCAAATGGAGTGCCTATGGCCTGGCGTCTCTTGTGGCACTGTCTCGTATCAATGACCATGAACACTGGGCTTCAGATGTTTTTGCCGGCGCAGCTCTCGGATGGAGCATTGGAAAAGGCGTTGTCCGCCTGAACCAAAAAAACTCATCTCGTATAACCTTGCTGCCTTTTACCCAGCACAAAATCCCAGGGTTAGCCTTAGTCTGGAAGTTTTAA